Proteins co-encoded in one Streptomyces roseochromogenus subsp. oscitans DS 12.976 genomic window:
- the nuoK gene encoding NADH-quinone oxidoreductase subunit NuoK, which yields MNPVNYLYLAALLFTIGATGVLIRRNAIVVFMCIELMLNACNLAFVTFSRMHGNLDGQIIAFFTMVVAAAEVVVGLAIIVSLFRTRHSASVDDASLMKL from the coding sequence GTGAACCCGGTCAACTACCTCTACCTCGCCGCCCTGTTGTTCACGATCGGCGCGACCGGCGTGCTGATCCGGCGTAACGCCATCGTGGTCTTCATGTGCATCGAGCTGATGCTGAACGCCTGCAACCTCGCGTTCGTCACCTTCTCCCGGATGCACGGCAACCTCGACGGCCAGATCATCGCCTTCTTCACGATGGTCGTCGCCGCCGCGGAGGTCGTGGTGGGCCTCGCGATCATCGTGTCGCTGTTCCGTACCCGCCATTCGGCCTCGGTCGACGACGCCAGCCTGATGAAGCTGTAA